Genomic window (Poecile atricapillus isolate bPoeAtr1 chromosome 10, bPoeAtr1.hap1, whole genome shotgun sequence):
AATGTGAGGCCTTCCAGGACATTTCTAGGCTCCCTATGGCTCAATGTCACTATTTTCTAAATTGTCAAGCTTCAAGGTTTTAGGTAATTATTGGGTCATGTAACAGACACATTGTGGCACCGACTAAAGCAGATTTAGCTGAAGTTTTCCACTGTCCTTTCCACTGCCAAGAGCCTATGGTGAGTGCTCACATTTTGCCCAGACGTTTGCTAcatctgctgctcctcagtGGGTTTGCACAGGAAATTTTTGGGAAgaccagctggagcagcccggTGGGATAAGGGTGAGGATTAATTACAAAGCAGCTCCAAAACAAGCACCTTACACCTCAAAACTGCAGTAAAAAACCTGTCCAAGCCAAGCTGAGCTTACAAGAGCCTTCACCCAGCCAAGCatggcaggaaggcagggacGGGCTCGGCGGTCACCCCCGGTCAGAGCTCCAGGGTCTGACCCCGCTCTCCCAAAACCGCTCCAGGGTCTGAccccgctcccgctcccccAAAACCGCTCCAGGGTCTGACCCCGCTCCTGCTCCCCCGGAGCCGCTCCAGGGTCTGACCCCGCTCCCCCGGAGCCGCTCCAGGGTCTGACCCCGCTCCTGCTCCCCCGGAGCCGCTCCAGGGTCTGACCCCGCTCCCCCGGAGCCGCTCCAGGGTCTGACCCCGCTCCTGCTCCCCCGGAGCGGCTCCAGCGCATCCCGAGGGCCCACACCGAGCCGAAGGGGCGCCCCAGTGCCGGCCGCCGGTCCCGGCCCGTGCCCGCGGTTCCCCCCGCACTTACGGCCGGGAGCGGCGCGGGGCCCGCCCGCTGAGGGCCCGGGGACGGCCGTGCCCgcgccccgccggccccgcgcccAGGCCGCGCCCCGCCGCCACATGGCCcatcgccgccgccgcccggacCCGCACCGGACCCGGCTCCGGCCCGCCCCGGCCCTTCCGCCGCCGCGCCATCACTTCCTCCGCCCCGGCGCTCTGAGGCGGGGCGGGTTCAGAGCCGGCAATGGCCCCGGGATCACCTGCGGCATCAGCCCCGGCATCTCCGCGGTTCCCGGCGTCGTCCCGGGGTGCCGGTCCCGCCGCGCACCGCCGGGTCGCCATGCCGCGGCTGGAGGTGGACCGGGCCTTCCCCCGCTCGCCGCGGGGCGCGCTGAAGATCGCCCGCACGGTAcggccgggggcggccccggggcccGCGGGCGAGGCCCGGGCCGCCGCTGACCCCCGTCCCCTCCTGTCCCGCAGCTCGTGGCGCTGGCCGCCCTCGTCTGCTTCGTGGTGGCGGGATCGCACCAGGCCTACACGGCGCTGGCCAGCATGGAGACGGCGATCACCgtcctgttcctgctgctctaCCTGCTGAGGCTCGACGAGCGGATGCGGTGCCTCTTCTGGCCGCTGGCTGTGAGTACCGTGGGCTCCGAGTAGcggctgctgtggctgtgagtGCTGCCGGCCCTGGGCTGCAGTGGCCCCTGGCTGTGGGCACGGCTGGCCCCTGCCTCAGGGCACCAATGGCCCCGCGCTGGTGCGGCCGCTGATGTGAGCGCCAGCAGGGCCCTGAACAGGAGGGATCGGCTGGCCCAGGGGACACTGCCAGCCGGCTCAGTCATTGTTTCTGCACTGGTAAGGCAAGCCCCAGTGTTCTGTGGAGGTTGAGGCAGTTTTTCCTAGCGGAGCGTTCTGTTCCATCAGTTCTTGGATCCCATCACAGCCCCTCCCGGCATGGGCGCCGTTTGCCTCGCTGTGTAAATACCTTCACATCACAAATTAGTCACACTCTTTCACTCAAATACTAACAAGTGCTCCTCTTACCTCCCTTTTGTACGTGTATTTGCTGCTTCAGTCTATCAGGTGTAGCCAAGTTGCAAAAATTTGATGCAAAAACAACAGAAGGAAGGTAAAACGAAGAAATTTTATTATAAACGCTCCTTTTACCCTCACACCACTGGGTGTCAGTGTCCTCTCACACGGAAATTTCTGTAACTGTGTTCATGGCAATCCAGCCGTTTTTAACCATCCCTTCTCTGTTGGGAGCTCTGTATGTTCTCCTTCAGGCCtgtatttcagaataaatattttgcttccaCTGGCTGTTTCAGGATATTTTCAACTCGATGATTGCAGCATTGTTCCTCCTCGTTGTGAGCTTGTTTGCAATAATAATCAAGACCAACAAGGGGACATTGGCTGGAGGAGTAAGTAGGAACATTGTTAATGAATTTCAGTTCTTAAAGTGCAGTGATTTGACCCTCTTGGTACACTCACACTGTGGTAGGACCATGCAAACAGCTGTCTTGGAAGAACACTCTCAGCAGTAGCAAACAAGGTGCGTTCAGTGGATTTCACTAAAAGACAATAATCCTCACATTGCTAAGATTTGCATTCCTAAGATTTAGGGATGACTGCAGAGAAATACTGAAACACTTAAAATTTCTAGAGTTTTCAAGTAACCTATATTTGCTACCATAGCTTGAAATCCTAGGTAGGAAAATCCCTCTTTTAGGACTATCCAGTTTGGTTGTACTACTTGAGAAAAGATGCCAACAGTCCTGCTAAAAGGAGTTGAAATTTTTTAACAGACACACTGGTACCTCTCTCCTGGTGCATATATTGTTTTGTCTGACACAAACTGAGAAACTATGTCAGTTGAAAAGGGGTTTTGTTCATACTATGATTGTAAGAACTTCATGTTCTTAAGATCAAACCAGTTTGAGTAACTGGTACTTTCAATTCAAATGGCAACTAATGTAATTAACCTCAATAAACAGTaaggaggggaagaaaaccCCTCAGTTTTGAAAGTCTCTATGAGTACAAGATAAGCTGAAATGTGACGAGCAACCAAAAGAAACCTAAAACCTGCCAGAGAGGTCTTTCAAACTCAGTTTAGGAGATAGTGAGGATGAAAGCTGATGGCTTCACTGGCAGTGGCATCCTAAGCAAAAAGGAGACTTTCTGATAGAGTGACTGTGCTGGAATAGAATTTATATTCTCAGTTGTGAAGTTTACAGAAATTAAAGGTGGGAGCAGGAGACTGAGCAGGTAGCTGGGAGCACAAGTTTGGGTGGAATATGTGACATCTTCAGTGCTGGGAGGGACAGAATCATCCccagtttgttttcctgaggCACAAACTGCCTTGAGCTGTGCTCTCCCAAGAGCTCTCCTGAAAACAGCTCCCCTGATCAGATAATTCAATGCTTGTATAAAAAACCCCTGTGTGCACGTGGGATGGGGATGAAGGGCAGGAGCTGAGTCAGTTAACTCAGTGGCTCTTCTGCAAACACATTTTTCCAGTTACCTGCCTGAGGttgtctatttttaaaataattgagtACATTTTCTTCAATTTGGAATATGTTTTCCATTCAGAGCTTCagagaaatgcattttcctgcTGGGCTTGTTTGTATGAATACTGATTTTTCCCCTTGACTTTTCTCAGAGCCAGTCCCATTCATTAAGGAGCCCTTAAAGAGACAGAAGGGCTTTCATTTAGGATAAAAGCATTGTGTGGCATAATGCAGCATTAGCTTAGCTTTAAAGGGGAGCACCACACTATCTCCAAGGCCTGACAAAACATCATAAAGAGCAGGCTGTAGACAGCTCTCTGAAAGGCTGAGGGGATGTAAATGTGGGTGTTGTTTAATTTATCAGCTGTTTCAAATCACACACGATTTCAAGGCCAGAGCCACGTTAGGAAGATGTGTTTACTGCTGCCTTGATGAGTCACTACAGTAAAAGCACAAGGTTGATTGGGGGAACTAATTTTATGGTAATTTTTATAGGTGTTGGGTCTTATATTGCTTGTTCTCTGCCTTGCCGATGCGATTCTTCTTTTCAAGAAGATTAGCCATGATAAATCAAGAGGAAGGAGTGCTCCTGCCAAATAGGATTGATGTGTTGGTGAAAGAATGAGTTCTCCATTCTGTTTTCTCACTCTCTTTTAAGGAATTTGTGTTTTCACATGCACACTTTTGAATTTCCTGCTCACTGATGTTTCTGCAGGTATCCTTCGTAAGGTTTCATACTTTTCCAAATGCAGTTTCAGCGTTGCAATTTTACCAGTTAAAGCTTCAGAGAAAATTGTCATGTTTTTCTAAagttaattacatttttatctgtatgaaaattattttcatggtTGTCTTCTTTCtctaataaaaagaaaaaactaacAGGCTTAAGTGCATTATTTAATCTTATTTATTTACCAGGTGTAAAAGAGTACATTGGAGTAAGTGCaacttttaaagtaaaaatataatGACCCATCCTTCGGAAAGATTTTCTTGTGCCATGTGAATTACAAGTTTTTGCATCCTGAAATTTCAGGATTGAGACCCTTGAGCGGGGTTTGGCCTGGGTGACCTGCAGCCCCGAGCTGCCGGTGGCTCAGTGCTGTGTTCAGAGtggcagggaggggaagccCCCCGGCTCGCCGGTGTCGGcccagcagcccagcacagggcagggcgAAGGTGGCAGCGCAGCTCCATTGTCCctgtcccggggctgggggcgggCGCTGGGGCCGCCCCCCACAGCTGGGGGATGctgaaacttctttttttcacatttccgCAGTGTCACGATTTCCGCTTCCctccttcagagaaaaaaaaattaaaaaaattccacgGCCAACCCCCCAGCCCGAGCCTGAGCCCGCGCCCAGCCCGAGCCCGACtcgagcccagcccagctcagcccgagcccagccccatccccagcccacCCCGCCCGCCGCAGCCATGGAGGACCCCGAGGCCGTGggggccgcgccgccgcccgggCTCAGCTCGCTGCTCCCCCCCCGGGAGTTCCTGCGCTCCCGCaaggggcagctgctgctcgCAGAGTCGGTAAGGACCGAACAccggggccggggggctgcgggagccACCCCGGGACAGCCGCGACCGGAGCGGGCTCCGCCGGACCGACCTGTCCCGGGCCGCTCCGCTGTGCGCCTGAGGGGAGAGGCGGCAGCGGCTGAGGGGAAAGCGGGGAAAAAACCGAGAGGAGACGGGGGGCGACAACCGAggggaaaactgagggaaaacaACCGAGGGGAGACGGGGGGCGACAACCGAggggaaaactgagggaaaacaGCCGAGGGGAGACGGGGGGCAACAGCCGAggggaaaactgagggaaaacaGCCGAGGAGAAAATTGGGGAACAGCAGCCGAGgggaaaactgggggaaaataaCCGAGGGGAGACGGGGAAATAGCCGTACCGAAGTGGGGGAACTGAGAGCGTAATGGATTTAGCGTAATTCAGGCACAGCACCTTAGAGAGCAAAACTTGTCTCGTTAGACTTCCAGTGTGTTTCGCTATCGGCGACTCCTTTTCGGTAAAAAAGCGCTTTGATTTCGTTTTAAGCTGTTTGCAGTGTGATTCCAGTAACCACTACGGCTGCGGTTTGCATTATCGGCTGGTGCCAGGTTAGGGGGCAGCCTGGCCTGAGTGTGTCAGGAAAGACTTTAGTGAGGAATTTCTGATGTGTGGCATGAGGCTGTGcctctcagctgctgccccgAGCCCTCCGAGCCTTGCTGCTCCCTCACCCTCGCAGGGATGCGCTCGCCGGCCGCTGTGGAGCTGCCCAGAGGGAAAGGCTGCTGAGACAGCGGCTGGGCACCagcccagctgggcacagggccAGGGACACCTGGCTGGAtcagcaggaccaggacagtGACTGTGGTGAGAGACTTTCTGGAATTTTACATGTAAAGGCTGAAAACCTGACGGCTAAAACAGTACCTGCGTGATAGGGAGGGTGATCACTCACCCCATGGGGAGTGAGTGGGTATTTCACACCAAAATTACGATCTGAATAGAAAGCTCATTGATTGAAATTAGATGTTCAACGTAATTTTTGCTAGAAATAATGATAAATTCAGATACTAAGTTTGCTGAATTTTAGCAGCAGATAGTCAAATATCAGGACAGCCCAAACCAGCAGTCAGGTCCATGGAGCACTGTTCAGACGTGCAAGGTGTCTGGCTATGCACTCTGCTAGCTCAGGGAAGGAAACAAGGATATTCCTGCAAAAGAAAGATTAGGAACTGGCAGAAGGAGGCAGAATTGTCTGTGACCAGCTGGTGGGGGACCAGCTCTGAGAGTCTGTGAGGCTGTGGCCACTACCCTGTGGCAGAGAAACAGGGAACAGCCAGATGCAAGGCTGGCTTTGAGAGGAAAAGCATTCACTCAGTAGGTCAGGATGACTTCTGTGGTGGGGGAAGCCTCAGGTTGGGCAGCAGCAGGCCATGGGCTTTATCAGCTCCACCAAAAAAATGCCAGCTACACCATCCCTCCTCCAGGTACCCCATCAGTCACACCATCACACAATCACACATCAGCATCTGTAGTTTACAAACCCACACATTTACAAGATACCAGAGCCCAGCTAACCTGGCTCCTTTGGCATGTATTTTTTACATACTGTAACACACACTGGAATTTCCTTTACAAGCTTACAGCCACTAAATGGTGGTTTTCAGACAGCCTGGCTTTTTAACATCTCAGAATGATGACATATTGGAGGAATACTATTCTGGTCATGGGATCAGACTCACCCTTTTGTTATCATAGAGAAGTACTGACGATGCCTCCTTGGAGTAATAAAAACTGCTCTGTCTTGACAAAACAGGGATTTATCCTTTGTCAGGCCACTTGGGGCTTCCCAAGGGCTTGGCTGGCTGAAAGCAGCTCTGAAATCTCATCTGCCAAGAGCTTTCCTTGTGCTCCTTGCAGGCCAAGCCCACGTGCTCAGGACACAGTTTCCTGGCAGACAAGAGGCAGCAGTAGTTTCTCTCCAGTTGTCTCAGCTTTGCCAGAAGAAACCCTTGAAGACAACACAGGCCCCAGAGTAAATGCAGCCTGTATACAATTAGAGAAATACAGTGCCAAATAATTGAAGATGAGTCCAAGTTAAATCTATCATGGTTTAAATCTGTGTTTCATCTTTAGCTTTGCATTTCTCCTCTTGGatgtttaatttttcctctaACACAGTGCTAATGTGGGATGGGGTTGGGTGCTGCATAAATGTATGGAAATAATATTCATGGATACACATTTTGAACAGTGCCTTTTGTTCAGAAGCAAAGTGGGGTCCTCATTACTGTTACAAATGTCACATTATTCAGCAGCCTGGCAGTTCCCCAGAAATGTACTTTATTTCTGCATATCTGAAGCcatttttgaaaataacatttccaCACAGAAGATCTTTAGGATGTTCAGGTTTGATTTGCTCTGGTGCAGTACCCATGTAAACTTGGAATCCTGGTGCTTCCCCTCAAACAGGTCAGGCTGGTGATGGTGCTGATTACTGCTAGAGGCTTAATTATAATCTCAAATTTTATTCAGATAAGGAAGTTATCCTCcccccatcccctgctcctttttcttttgatctccacagaatcacagaatggttggggtTGTATGAGACCTCTGGGGAACATCCAGTCCACCTCCCCACTAACCTGcctgattaattttttattctacCTGGGACAGCTCTAAAGCCAGAAAGAAGCAGTAGCATCAAATACATGTATAAGCTTCACTGTTTCCCCTAATCCTATTTATTCTCACTGTCTTGATCCCTCCATTTTCTAAACATCATTTTTAATCTTACACAttaatcttttttcctttctgtttcccCCCTCACCCATGCCATGGTTTCTTCCACACGTTTTAACACTCTTCTTAAGTCATTTTTCCTAACCACTTAAGTTTCTGTGTTGCAGGTCAGCATCTTATCCTTGCTCTTTTCCACCCTTCAAGAGATGAGTtttccattccctgtgtcctgtgttgGAATCATTTAACAGCCTCTCTCACACTGCCACCAGAGCTTGTCCAGGCAGGATCCCCAGCTGTGGATTCTGCTGCTCACCTGGTGCTCCACTCAGGCCTTTGTGGCTGCTTTAATTGGCGTCTCCTCAGTCTCCTGAAGCCAGCGtgcttttattttgattttataaaaatgcaGTGTGAATAGGTAAAGTTGTGCCACCTTTGTGGTGACATAAAAGGATGCAGAAATCATTGTGCCtgtttctctcctcttttcttgtctttctcCTGTCTTTTCAGTCTCCTCTGAACTGACCTTCGTAA
Coding sequences:
- the CKLF gene encoding chemokine-like factor — encoded protein: MAPGSPAASAPASPRFPASSRGAGPAAHRRVAMPRLEVDRAFPRSPRGALKIARTLVALAALVCFVVAGSHQAYTALASMETAITVLFLLLYLLRLDERMRCLFWPLADIFNSMIAALFLLVVSLFAIIIKTNKGTLAGGVLGLILLVLCLADAILLFKKISHDKSRGRSAPAK